In the Euphorbia lathyris chromosome 5, ddEupLath1.1, whole genome shotgun sequence genome, one interval contains:
- the LOC136229715 gene encoding histidine kinase 3 isoform X1, with the protein MSLLHVFGFGLKVGHLLWLLCCWIVSVISMNWFINGGIVETKTSFLCDGGKMWFKVWEKISGSSCRIHYQYYQYLGSKRVRKTWWRKLLLAWVIGWIITSSWILWFMSSQASEKRKETLASMCDERARMLQDQFNVSMNHVQAMSILISTFHHGKNPSAIDQRTFARYTERTAFERPLTSGVAYAVRVLHSEREQFEKHQGWTIKRMDTLEQNPVRKDDYNPEILEPSPIQEEYAPVIFAQDTISHVVSLDMLSGTEDRENVLRARESGTGVLTAPFRLLKTNRLGVILTFAVYKGELPSNATPNERIQATDGYLGGVFDIESLVEKLLHQLASKQTILVDVYDTTNLSHPISMYGSNLSEDGLQHLSSLNFGDPHRKHEMHCRFKQKAPWPWLALTTSIGILVIALLIGHIFHATVNRIAKVEDDYHEMMELKKRAEAADIAKSQFLATVSHEIRTPMNGVLGMLDMLMDTDLDVTQQDYVRTAQASGKALVSLINEVLDQAKIESGKLELEDVQFNLRAVLDDVLSLFSDKSQGKGVELAVYISDNVPETLIGDPGRFRQIIINLMGNSIKFTHQGHIFVTVHLVEEVLDSADEMKSPKNTLSGFPVADRCRSWAGFRAFTQEGSIHTLPSSINLIVSVEDTGEGIPLEAQPRIFIPFMQVGPSTSRKYGGTGIGLSISKCLVGLMNGEIGFVSTPKVGTTFTFTAVFASGCSNSKEYRTPKISNQSNIASPEFRGMTALVVDPRTVRGKVSRYHVQRLGIHVQVVSDLNEAISSIRSGSRVINVVLIEQEVWENESNISTLFVNDLRRIDHGIAPRLFLLANTVNSPRTNPAASGVYTPSVIMKPLRASMLAASLQRAMGVGNKGVPRNGELSNLLLGRKILIVDDNSVNLKVAAGALKKYGAEVVCAGSGEKAINFLTPPHQFDACFMDIQMPEMDGFEATTIIRDKEQKFNNSIQNGGSSAAAFENLPNWHVPILAMTADVIQATHEACLKWGMDGYVSKPFEAEQLYREVSRFFQPTSDVIL; encoded by the exons ATGAGTTTGCTTCATGTGTTTGGGTTTGGTTTAAAAGTGGGgcatctactttggttgctatgtTGCTGGATAGTATCTGTAATTTCTATGAACTGGTTCATTAATGGTGGAATTGTGGAGACCAAAACTAGTTTCCTTTGTGATGGTGGCAAGATGTGGTTTAAGGTCTGGGAAAAGATCTCCGGGAGTAGTTGCCGGATTCACTATCAGTATTACCAGTATCTCGGGTCGAAAAGAGTTAGAAAAACGTGGTGGAGAAAGCTTTTGTTGGCATGGGTAATTGGCTGGATCATTACTTCTTCGTGGATCTTATGGTTTATGAGTTCACAAGCAAgtgagaagaggaaggagacaCTTGCAAGTATGTGTGATGAAAGAGCTAGGATGCTGCAGGATCAGTTTAATGTGAGCATGAATCATGTGCAGGCTATGTCTATTTTGATCTCAACATTTCACCATGGAAAGAACCCTTCTGCTATTGATCAG AGGACTTTTGCAAGGTATACAGAAAGAACTGCTTTTGAGAGGCCCCTCACAAGTGGAGTAGCATATGCTGTTAGGGTTCTCCACTCTGAAAGGGAACAATTTGAGAAACATCAAGGCTGGACTATTAAAAGGATGGATACCCTCGAACAAAATCCAGTTCGCAAGGATGATTATAACCCAGAAATATTGGAGCCATCCCCAATTCAAGAAGAATATGCCCCTGTCATCTTTGCACAAGATACCATTTCTCATGTGGTTTCTCTGGATATGCTGTCTGGAACA GAAGACCGTGAAAATGTGTTGCGTGCTAGAGAATCAGGAACAGGAGTCCTGACGGCCCCTTTTAGGTTACTGAAAACTAACCGCCTTGGGGTGATTTTGACATTTGCTGTTTACAAGGGAGAACTCCCCTCAAATGCAACTCCTAATGAGAGGATTCAAGCAACTGATGG GTATCTTGGAGGAGTCTTCGATATTGAATCGCTTGTGGAAAAGTTGCTTCATCAACTCGCAAGCAAACAAACTATCCTGGTGGATGTGTATGACACCACTAACCTGTCTCATCCGATCAGTATGTATGGCTCAAATTTATCAGAAGATGGGTTGCAGCATCTTAGCAGCCTTAATTTTGGTGATCCCCACAGAAAGCATGAGATGCATTGCAG GTTCAAACAAAAAGCACCATGGCCTTGGTTAGCACTAACAACTTCAATCGGCATCCTTGTGATTGCGTTGCTTATTGGACATATATTCCATGCAACTGTAAATCGAATTGCCAAAGTTGAAGATGATTATCACGAGATGATGGAGCTTAAGAAACGAGCTGAGGCAGCTGACATTGCAAAGTCTCAG TTCCTTGCTACAGTTTCCCATGAAATTAGAACTCCAATGAACGGCGTTTTAG gAATGTTAGATATGCTCATGGACACAGATCTAGATGTAACTCAACAAGATTATGTCAGGACTGCACAAGCCAGTGGAAAAGCTCTGGTCTCCCTAATCAATGAAGTTTTAGATCAAGCAAAAATTGAATCCGGTAAACTCGAGCTCGAGGATGTGCAGTTCAATCTGCGAGCTGTTTTGGATGATGTACTGTCACTCTTTTCTGACAAGTCTCAGGGGAAAGGAGTAGAG TTGGCAGTTTATATATCTGATAATGTTCCTGAAACCCTAATTGGCGATCCAGGGAGGTTTCGGCAAATCATCATTAATCTCATGGGGAATTCAATAAAA tTTACTCATCAAGGCCACATCTTTGTCACTGTTCATCTTGTGGAAGAGGTGCTTGACTCTGCTGATGAGATGAAATCACCAAAGAACACCTTAAGTGGCTTTCCTGTCGCAGATAGATGCCGGAGCTGGGCAGGATTTCGGGCTTTCACTCAAGAAGGATCCATCCATACATTGCCATCATCAATCAATCTAATAGTTTCTGTTGAGGATACTGGAGAAGGGATCCCTCTCGAAGCCCAACCTCGCATTTTCATTCCTTTTATGCAGGTTGGTCCATCCACATCCCGGAAATACGGAGGCACTGGTATTGGCCTTAGTATAAGCAAGTGCTTGGTTGGCCTCATGAATGGGGAAATCGGATTCGTAAGTACACCCAAGGTTGGAACCACCTTTACATTCACTGCTGTTTTCGCCAGTGGTTGCTCGAATTCGAAAGAGTACAGGACACCAAAAATCAGCAATCAGTCTAACATTGCCTCACCAGAATTCCGGGGCATGACAGCTTTAGTTGTGGATCCCAGAACCGTACGGGGCAAGGTCTCGAGATACCATGTCCAGCGGCTCGGAATACATGTTCAAGTTGTTTCTGATTTGAATGAAGCTATATCTAGCATACGTAGCGGGAGTAGAGTCATCAATGTGGTTCTTATCGAACAGGAAGTTTGGGAAAACGAGTCAAACATTTCAACTCTATTTGTCAATGATTTAAGGAGAATCGATCATGGCATTGCTCCGAGATTGTTTCTTCTGGCTAACACTGTCAATTCCCCGAGAACGAACCCTGCAGCTTCTGGTGTTTATACACCAAGTGTCATCATGAAGCCCTTGAGGGCAAGCATGTTGGCCGCGTCATTACAACGAGCAATGGGTGTTGGAAACAAGGGCGTTCCGCGAAATGGGGAACTCAGCAATCTTCTTCTCGGAAGAAAAATTCTTATTGTAGATGATAACAGTGTGAACCTTAAAGTAGCTGCTGGTGCTTTGAAGAAATATGGAGCTGAGGTTGTCTGCGCAGGGAGTGGGGAAAAGGCTATTAATTTTCTTACCCCTCCCCACCAATTTGATGCCTGCTTCATGGACATTCAGATGCCGGAAATGGACGG GTTTGAAGCTACTACGATAATTCGTGATAAGGAACAGAAGTTCAATAATTCTATTCAAAACGGAGGTTCTTCAGCCGCAGCCTTCGAGAATCTTCCGAATTGGCATGTGCCGATTCTTGCAATGACTGCGGACGTGATCCAAGCTACACACGAGGCATGCCTAAAATGGGGAATGGATGGATATGTCTCTAAGCCATTTGAAGCTGAACAACTGTATAGGGAAGTTTCGCGCTTTTTTCAGCCAACTTCCGATGTGATTttatag
- the LOC136229715 gene encoding histidine kinase 3 isoform X2: MERTLLLLIRYTERTAFERPLTSGVAYAVRVLHSEREQFEKHQGWTIKRMDTLEQNPVRKDDYNPEILEPSPIQEEYAPVIFAQDTISHVVSLDMLSGTEDRENVLRARESGTGVLTAPFRLLKTNRLGVILTFAVYKGELPSNATPNERIQATDGYLGGVFDIESLVEKLLHQLASKQTILVDVYDTTNLSHPISMYGSNLSEDGLQHLSSLNFGDPHRKHEMHCRFKQKAPWPWLALTTSIGILVIALLIGHIFHATVNRIAKVEDDYHEMMELKKRAEAADIAKSQFLATVSHEIRTPMNGVLGMLDMLMDTDLDVTQQDYVRTAQASGKALVSLINEVLDQAKIESGKLELEDVQFNLRAVLDDVLSLFSDKSQGKGVELAVYISDNVPETLIGDPGRFRQIIINLMGNSIKFTHQGHIFVTVHLVEEVLDSADEMKSPKNTLSGFPVADRCRSWAGFRAFTQEGSIHTLPSSINLIVSVEDTGEGIPLEAQPRIFIPFMQVGPSTSRKYGGTGIGLSISKCLVGLMNGEIGFVSTPKVGTTFTFTAVFASGCSNSKEYRTPKISNQSNIASPEFRGMTALVVDPRTVRGKVSRYHVQRLGIHVQVVSDLNEAISSIRSGSRVINVVLIEQEVWENESNISTLFVNDLRRIDHGIAPRLFLLANTVNSPRTNPAASGVYTPSVIMKPLRASMLAASLQRAMGVGNKGVPRNGELSNLLLGRKILIVDDNSVNLKVAAGALKKYGAEVVCAGSGEKAINFLTPPHQFDACFMDIQMPEMDGFEATTIIRDKEQKFNNSIQNGGSSAAAFENLPNWHVPILAMTADVIQATHEACLKWGMDGYVSKPFEAEQLYREVSRFFQPTSDVIL; this comes from the exons ATGGAAAGAACCCTTCTGCTATTGATCAG GTATACAGAAAGAACTGCTTTTGAGAGGCCCCTCACAAGTGGAGTAGCATATGCTGTTAGGGTTCTCCACTCTGAAAGGGAACAATTTGAGAAACATCAAGGCTGGACTATTAAAAGGATGGATACCCTCGAACAAAATCCAGTTCGCAAGGATGATTATAACCCAGAAATATTGGAGCCATCCCCAATTCAAGAAGAATATGCCCCTGTCATCTTTGCACAAGATACCATTTCTCATGTGGTTTCTCTGGATATGCTGTCTGGAACA GAAGACCGTGAAAATGTGTTGCGTGCTAGAGAATCAGGAACAGGAGTCCTGACGGCCCCTTTTAGGTTACTGAAAACTAACCGCCTTGGGGTGATTTTGACATTTGCTGTTTACAAGGGAGAACTCCCCTCAAATGCAACTCCTAATGAGAGGATTCAAGCAACTGATGG GTATCTTGGAGGAGTCTTCGATATTGAATCGCTTGTGGAAAAGTTGCTTCATCAACTCGCAAGCAAACAAACTATCCTGGTGGATGTGTATGACACCACTAACCTGTCTCATCCGATCAGTATGTATGGCTCAAATTTATCAGAAGATGGGTTGCAGCATCTTAGCAGCCTTAATTTTGGTGATCCCCACAGAAAGCATGAGATGCATTGCAG GTTCAAACAAAAAGCACCATGGCCTTGGTTAGCACTAACAACTTCAATCGGCATCCTTGTGATTGCGTTGCTTATTGGACATATATTCCATGCAACTGTAAATCGAATTGCCAAAGTTGAAGATGATTATCACGAGATGATGGAGCTTAAGAAACGAGCTGAGGCAGCTGACATTGCAAAGTCTCAG TTCCTTGCTACAGTTTCCCATGAAATTAGAACTCCAATGAACGGCGTTTTAG gAATGTTAGATATGCTCATGGACACAGATCTAGATGTAACTCAACAAGATTATGTCAGGACTGCACAAGCCAGTGGAAAAGCTCTGGTCTCCCTAATCAATGAAGTTTTAGATCAAGCAAAAATTGAATCCGGTAAACTCGAGCTCGAGGATGTGCAGTTCAATCTGCGAGCTGTTTTGGATGATGTACTGTCACTCTTTTCTGACAAGTCTCAGGGGAAAGGAGTAGAG TTGGCAGTTTATATATCTGATAATGTTCCTGAAACCCTAATTGGCGATCCAGGGAGGTTTCGGCAAATCATCATTAATCTCATGGGGAATTCAATAAAA tTTACTCATCAAGGCCACATCTTTGTCACTGTTCATCTTGTGGAAGAGGTGCTTGACTCTGCTGATGAGATGAAATCACCAAAGAACACCTTAAGTGGCTTTCCTGTCGCAGATAGATGCCGGAGCTGGGCAGGATTTCGGGCTTTCACTCAAGAAGGATCCATCCATACATTGCCATCATCAATCAATCTAATAGTTTCTGTTGAGGATACTGGAGAAGGGATCCCTCTCGAAGCCCAACCTCGCATTTTCATTCCTTTTATGCAGGTTGGTCCATCCACATCCCGGAAATACGGAGGCACTGGTATTGGCCTTAGTATAAGCAAGTGCTTGGTTGGCCTCATGAATGGGGAAATCGGATTCGTAAGTACACCCAAGGTTGGAACCACCTTTACATTCACTGCTGTTTTCGCCAGTGGTTGCTCGAATTCGAAAGAGTACAGGACACCAAAAATCAGCAATCAGTCTAACATTGCCTCACCAGAATTCCGGGGCATGACAGCTTTAGTTGTGGATCCCAGAACCGTACGGGGCAAGGTCTCGAGATACCATGTCCAGCGGCTCGGAATACATGTTCAAGTTGTTTCTGATTTGAATGAAGCTATATCTAGCATACGTAGCGGGAGTAGAGTCATCAATGTGGTTCTTATCGAACAGGAAGTTTGGGAAAACGAGTCAAACATTTCAACTCTATTTGTCAATGATTTAAGGAGAATCGATCATGGCATTGCTCCGAGATTGTTTCTTCTGGCTAACACTGTCAATTCCCCGAGAACGAACCCTGCAGCTTCTGGTGTTTATACACCAAGTGTCATCATGAAGCCCTTGAGGGCAAGCATGTTGGCCGCGTCATTACAACGAGCAATGGGTGTTGGAAACAAGGGCGTTCCGCGAAATGGGGAACTCAGCAATCTTCTTCTCGGAAGAAAAATTCTTATTGTAGATGATAACAGTGTGAACCTTAAAGTAGCTGCTGGTGCTTTGAAGAAATATGGAGCTGAGGTTGTCTGCGCAGGGAGTGGGGAAAAGGCTATTAATTTTCTTACCCCTCCCCACCAATTTGATGCCTGCTTCATGGACATTCAGATGCCGGAAATGGACGG GTTTGAAGCTACTACGATAATTCGTGATAAGGAACAGAAGTTCAATAATTCTATTCAAAACGGAGGTTCTTCAGCCGCAGCCTTCGAGAATCTTCCGAATTGGCATGTGCCGATTCTTGCAATGACTGCGGACGTGATCCAAGCTACACACGAGGCATGCCTAAAATGGGGAATGGATGGATATGTCTCTAAGCCATTTGAAGCTGAACAACTGTATAGGGAAGTTTCGCGCTTTTTTCAGCCAACTTCCGATGTGATTttatag